In a genomic window of Seriola aureovittata isolate HTS-2021-v1 ecotype China chromosome 11, ASM2101889v1, whole genome shotgun sequence:
- the itga4 gene encoding integrin alpha-4 produces MYPSAVSVFVRCSLVLALIQVLVLVCPAAGYNLDQDHSLEFRGSPSSMFGYSVLLHHHKAHNWLVVGAPVENSTSNPSIQSPGAVYRCNITAESRHCHRMSADVLSCGKTCEAESDHQWLGVSLSRQPGDKGGHVMACAHRWKNVYYSKKDSQNHKLPNGVCYRYGSDLSHGRPMIPCYRDHQRKFGEDYGSCQAGISNFLTEDLIIMGAPGTSYWMGSVLVFNTSSGGMSVYLDDDTGSVSFGSYLGYSVGAGHFLSPTTVEVVGGAPQYNQRGKVFIFTVVENMLRVISEVSGKELGAYFGSSVCVVDLNADGLSDLLVGAPMATGVTREEGRVHVYINQGQANLSEAEFQLTGSDAYAARFGETIADLGDLDDDGYHDVAVGAPQEDDLKGAVYIYNGRKDGISSTPSQRITGSTLGHNLKMFGQSLSSGVDIDDNGYQDVAVGAFLSDSAVVLRTRPVIQVKASLALPEQIDQRLALCQEHKTPTVCFNVTVCFSVRSRRYTGAIELQYNLTSDLLHKPSFPHRFYFHGNGSSNITKGRVRARHGHVTCTTHVAHQRKDVRDIFTPVQFEVSYSLRDTKTHRASSKTFPPLKPILQQRAGHQNTITNQTRFARSCSLVNCSTNMQLSAQLLLPHQQDYFALGSGQTIMLKTSLLNSGDDAFLPRLTLQFPNNIHYIKVLQNQENVVSCDVTQEINSTMVVVDCSVTSLLLPALTQLNISFLLDVNQNSTPGDINIHVNTSSDNYEREEYLHDNAISLPLHLKYGVNINIHGFATPDSFVFGDEDLTPVDCYTERFNYTYKVLNSGPSRSVDTVVDIMLPKILVPYRHRLLQVVDWQSSHGVCSLSDTTVSVIEDCAVPQASFIKQLVFFFSSTSTRRMFCGRGDELCERLVCRLGNLEAGRDATIQLETRLNPAVLLQAPGRHSFMKLESTAMISSPKEDPHTVLIQKHPQAHVVVEALFTQKPSMTVKIFIIVVSLVLGLLILAGLIWCLWKAGFFKRELQKKEEEFRRHSWDYVPKSSDRESFS; encoded by the exons ATGTATCCCTCAGCGGTCAGCGTTTTTGTGCGCTGCAGTCTCGTACTGGCCCTCATTCAGGTCCTGGTGCTGGTCTGTCCTGCAGCAGGATACAATCTGGATCAGGACCACAGTCTGGAGTTCAGAGGTTCCCCCTCCTCCATGTTTGGATACTCagtcctgctgcatcaccacAAAGCTCATAACTG gttGGTGGTTGGAGCTCCAGTCGAGAACTCAACCTCAAATCCGTCCATTCAATCTCCAGGAGCTGTTTATCGCTGCAACATCACTGCTGAGTCCCGTCACTGCCATCGCAtgtctgctg atgtgctGAGCTGTGGGAAGACGTGTGAAGCAGAGAGTGATCACCAGTGGCTGGGAGTCAGTCTGTCCAGACAACCTGGCGACAAAGGAGGACATGTCATG gcatGTGCACACCGCTGGAAGAACGTCTACTACTCAAAGAAAGACAGTCAGAACCACAAACTGCCTAACGGAGTCTGTTATCGCTATGGCAGTGACCTGAGTCACGGCCGACCCATGATCCCCTGCTATAGag ACCACCAGCGGAAGTTCGGTGAGGATTATGGGTCATGTCAGGCCGGTATTTCTAATTTCCTGACAGAG gATCTGATCATCATGGGGGCCCCAGGGACGTCGTACTGGATGGGCTCAGTCCTGGTGTTTAACACGTCCAGTGGAGGGATGTCAGTGTACCTTGATGATGACACTGGATCAGTCAGCTTCGGAAGCTACCTGG GTTACTCTGTTGGAGCCGGTCACTTCCTGAGTCCTACTActgtggaggtggtgggtgGAGCTCCGCAATACAACCAGAGGGGCAAG GTCTTCATCTTCACTGTAGTGGAGAACATGTTGCGTGTCATCTCTGAAGTGTCCGGAAAAGAG ctggGAGCTTACTTCGGCTCCAGTGTATGCGTGGTGGATCTGAATGCCGATGGTTTGTCAGATCTGTTGGTCGGTGCTCCCATGGCAACAGGCGTTACCAGGGAGGAGGGACGAGTCCACGTGTACATCAACCAGGGCCAG GCCAACTTGTCGGAGGCGGAGTTTCAGCTGACTGGCAGCGACGCCTATGCAGCCCGGTTTGGAGAGACCATTGCTGACCTGGGAGACCTGGACGATGACGGTTACCATG ATGTGGCGGTTGGTGCACCGCAGGAAGATGACCTAAAAGGAGCTGTCTACATCTATAATGGCAGGAAGGACGGCATCTCATCAACTCCATCTCAG agaaTTACTGGATCCACCTTGGGTCATAACCTCAAGATGTTCGGCCAGTCACTGAGCTCTGGCGTTGACATTGACGATAATGGCTACCAGG aTGTGGCAGTTGGTGCGTTCCTCTCAGACTCGGCTGTGGTTCTCAG GACTCGTCCAGTGATTCAGGTGAAGGCGTCTCTGGCTCTGCCTGAGCAGATTGACCAGCGGCTGGCGCTGTGCCAAGAACACAAGACTCCAACTGTCTGCTTCAATGTCACTGTCTGCTTCAGTGTCAGGTCCAGACGGTACACAGGAGCTATAG aGCTTCAATAtaatttgacctctgacctcctccaTAAGCCATCCTTCCCTCATCGTTTCTATTTCCATGGTAACGGGTCGTCTAATATCACAAAGGGTCGTGTGAGAGCACGACATGGCCACGTCACTTGTACAACACATGTGGCTCACCAAAGG AAAGACGTGAGGGATATTTTTACTCCAGTCCAGTTTGAAGTTTCATATAGTCTCAGAGATACAAAAACCCACAGAGCCTCTTCTAAAACCTTCCCTCCATTAAAACCTAttctgcagcagagagcaggacaCCAGAACACCATCACCAACCAG acTCGGTTTGCTCGTTCCTGTTCCCTGGTAAACTGTTCAACCAACATGCAGTTGTCAGCTCAACTACTGCTGCCACA TCAGCAGGATTACTTTGCTCTTGGCTCCGGACAGACTATCATGTTGAAAACATCGCTGTTGAATTCTGGAGACGATGCATTCCTGCCACGTCTGACACTCCAATTCCCAAACAACATCCACTACATTAAAGTCCTGCAGAAC caggagAATGTGGTCAGTTGTGATGTCACCCAGGAAATCAACAGTACAATGGTGGTTGTTGACTGCAGCGTcaccagcctcctcctcccagcCCTCACCCAG TTGAACATCAGCTTCCTTTTGGATGTGAACCAGAACAGCACACCAGGTGACATCAACATCCATGTTAACACCAGCAG TGATAACTATGAAAGGGAGGAGTATCTCCATGACAACGCCATCAGTCTCCCCCTTCATCTTAAATATGGAGTCAACATCAACATCCACGG tttTGCGACTCCCGACTCTTTTGTGTTTGGAGATGAAGACTTGACTCCAGTTGACTGCTACACTGAAAGATTTAACTACACATACAAG GTCTTAAACTCTGGTCCCAGCAGGTCAGTAGATACTGTGGTTGACATCATGTTACCAAAGATCCTCGTTCCGTACCGACACAGACTACTGCAGGTGGTCGACTGGCAG tcaTCTCATGGTGTGTGTTCGCTCAGTGACACGACTGTTTCAGTCATCGAGGACTGTGCCGTCCCTCAAGCCTCCTTCATCAAACAACTcgtcttctttttctcctccacctccacccgcagaatg ttttgTGGCCGTGGTGATGAACTGTGCGAGCGGCTGGTGTGTCGTCTTGGCAACCTGGAGGCGGGGAGAGATGCCACCATCCAACTGGAGACCAGACTGAACCCTGCTGTACTACTGCAAGCTccg ggTCGTCACAGTTTCATGAAGTTGGAGAGCACAGCGATGATATCATCTCCCAAAGAAGATCCTCACACCGTCCTCATCCAGAAACACCCTCAAGCTCAT GTGGTGGTTGAAGCTCTTTTTACCCAGAAACCCTCAATGACAGTGAAGATCTTCATTATTGTCGTCAGTTTAGTTTTGGGTCTTTTGATCTTGGCTGGTCTCATCTGGTGTCTGTGGAAG GCTGGTTTCTTCAAGAGGGAACTtcagaagaaggaggaggagttcAGGAGACACAGCTGGGACTACGTTCCCAAAAGCAGCGACAGAGAGAGCTTTTCCTAA